From the genome of Malus sylvestris chromosome 6, drMalSylv7.2, whole genome shotgun sequence, one region includes:
- the LOC126626119 gene encoding uncharacterized protein LOC126626119 encodes MKSLKDWISSRLVSMPLVLPRPLSGSDNFFREESSNEEFDDQGAAHSNTLVTPRIHPAPSTSFNSDQENQSGPSLQHVVVENSDHSHDRYGKKKMGPLVRIDDLQVGLVCRKTMFWWLRFFIVFTWLL; translated from the exons ATGAAGAGTCTTAAGGATTGGATTTCTTCTCGGTTAGTTTCCATGCCCTTGGTTTTGCCTCGGCCATTGTCGGGCAGTGACAATTTCTTTAGAGAGGAATCCTCCAATGAAGAGTTTGATGACCAAG GTGCTGCTCACTCGAACACTTTGGTAACACCACGCATCCATCCTGCCCCATCAACCTCATTTAATAGTGATCAGGAAAATCAGTCTGGTCCTTCCCTGCAGCATGTTGTAGTTGAAAATTCTGATCACTCTCATGATCGCTATGGTAAGAAAAAGATGGGTCCTTTGGTAAGAATTGACGATCTTCAAGTTGGCTTGGTCTGTCGCAAAACAATGTTCTGGTGGCTAAGGTTCTTTATCGTATTCACCTGGCTACTTTGA